TGCGTGGGCCGGGGATTTCACCGGCATTGATGCCATCACGCACTGCAATCACGCTGTAGCCTGCATCGCCCAGATCCCGCACCGTGGTAAAACCCGCTTCGAGTGTCTTCTTGGCGTTTTTCACCGCCTTGACCGTTTGACGGGGGATTGAGTAGTTCATCGACTCGAGGAAGTTGTCTTCGGCGTCGCTGCCAAGGTGCACGTGCATGTCCATCAGCCCCGGCAGCAGGGTCTTGCCTTTGAGTTCAATCAGCTCGCTGCCGGCTGGGATGTCGAGCTTGCCCTGGGTCGCCAGTTCCACGATGCGACCTTCTTCAATTTTCAGTAGCGGTGAGTCAATCAGCTTGCCGCTGCGTACGTCCAGCAGAGCATCGGCGCTGATAAAGGTGGCAGCCAGTGCTGAAAAGGGCAGCATGGCCGCCGACAAAGTCAATGACACTGACAAATAGGACAAGCGGGACAGGGATGAGGTATGGCGCATCGGATGTTCTCGTTGTTGTTCGGCAAAGTGGCCCGGCAGGGGGCAGATTTTCGAGCATACCTCAGCGACCCGGGCGCAACAACGCCCGGGCTGGAGTCTTTACTTTCAAGGGCTTCAGCTCAGGAGAGAAACCTTAGCAGGATATCCGGTGCAGGCGGCTTTGACTGAAATAATAAAAGGCATCCTGGGGTTTATCCTGGCGCCACATCTCGTCATCGCCGAGATTTTGCAGCAGGCCCCTGAGTACCACACCGGTCACCCCGTGTGACACCAAAATGACCTTTTGCGGTGTGGCCGGGTCCTCAAGCCAGTGAAGCAGGCGCTCACGCAGTGCACTCAATGGTTCGGCACCGGGGCCTTTTATATACCAGCCCGGTATGGCTTCAAGTCCCGGCCAGCTGCTGTGGATATCGGGGATATGTTCTTGTTCCCACTCACCCAAGCCAGCTTCTTTTACCCTTTGGTCCGGTATGACACTCTCAGGATCGCGCCCAAGGGTTTGGGCGACAATGGCCGCCGTTTCCATGGCCCGCCCCAGCGGGCTTGCAATCAGCGCATAGTCATCGAGGTCGCCGCAACGTTTGAGAGCCTGCCCGTAGGCTCTGGCCTGCTCTCTGCCCAAGAGGGTGAGCGGCGAGTCGCAATGGCCCTGAAGGCGGCGCTGGGCGTTGAATTCGGTTTGGCCGTGGCGAAGCAGGAAAATATCGGTGGGCATGGTAAACCTTAAACAAATTACAGCGGTAAAACCGGACTCTAGCCGAGCTGACAGGCAGCGGCAAGTGGATTGGGATGCAGAGCCCGGACCCGACTTGAGTTATGCCCAAACCCGGCGGTCAGTGTGGTCCACTTCCGTTGGTAGGGGGCGACTGGCAATTTGCCTGGCAGCAAACTAGAGTTTTGATTGATTTTTATACGACTAATCAACCAGACAAGGACGCGACCATGAAAATTGGATACTTAGGCATTCCCCTCATCTTAGTGCTTGGCGGCTGCGCTACAGGCTCGACTCCCGAGGCCAAGAAGGCCAATGCCAGCAAAGAAACCGCCGCTGCGCTGCAGGATATCTATAAAGATCATCCCACAGCAAAGTCTGCGGTATCTTCCAGTTTGGGCTACCTGGTATGCACCGGCAGCGACAGTTACCTGTTTGCGGCCTCTACCGGAGGGGGTATCTGCACCTTCACTAGTGGTGGCCAGAGTGAATACTACCGTTTCGCGTCCCTCGGTGCCGGGTTGGGGATAGGGTTTAAAAAGGTGGCCTTCCTCTATACTTTCCACGATGCAGCGGCCATGGAGCGTTTTCGTACTGAGGGCTGGGATGCGGGTGCCCGTGCCGAAGCCACGGCCCGGCACGAGGAAGAGGGGGGCCAGGTGGCGGCGAATACTTCCTACGATGTGGGCGGTGTGAAGGTGTTCCAGTCGGCCATCTGGGGCGCTGCCGCCCAGGCCACGGTGCAGGGGTATAAATTCTGGCCCACTGACTTTACCCAGGATGTGACTGAATACAATTAGGCCAGTGATGTTTCCGGTAGTGTCTGCTTGGTCACTACCGGAATACAGAGTTTGAATTTTGTACGTAATTACATACAATCAAGTCCATAGCTTCAGGGAACAGGCAATCATGGACTTAAACGAATTTATCCTGCTGGTGGATGACGATCAGGAACTGACCGAGCTGCTCAGTGACTTTCTGACCAAGAACGGCTTTGAGGTCAGAACCGAATCCAATGGTCTCAATGCGGCCAGACGCATCGTAGAAGAGCGCCCGCGACTGGTGGTGCTTGACGTGATGCTGCCAGACATGGATGGGCTGTCCATTTGTCGCAAGGTGCGTTCTCAATACGCCGGGCCCATTTTGATGCTGACCGGCCTTGGGGACGATATCGATGAGGTGGCGGGGCTTGAAACCGGTGCCGATGACTATATCGCCAAACCCGTCCGTTCCCGGGTTCTGCTCGCCCGCATTCGCAGCTTGCTGCGCCGCTCAGAATTGCAGGAGACCCAACTTCAGGACGCACCGGCTTCCAGTGAATCGCGACTCGTGGTCAATGGGCTTATTCTCGATAAGCTTGAGCGCACGGCGGCTCTGCACGGTGATAATCTGGAATTGACCCTGGCTGAATTTGAGCTGCTGTGGCTCTTAACCAAGCACGCTGGCCGCATCTTGGATCGTGACGCAATTTGCGACCACTTCAAAGACATTGGCTACGACAGTACCCCCCGTACTATCGATCTCAGGGTGTCGCACCTGCGCCGCAAAATGGGCGACGATCCCCGTGAGCCAGCACTCATCAAAACCATGCGTGGCCAGGGCTACGTACTGACCTTGAATTGAAATGACGCAGTCATCGGCAGTACCCCACCCTGAAGGACGCCGCTCGCGGTTGGGTGGGATGCCATGGCTGTCGGCGCTCTCGTCCTGCGTGCCGGCAATGATGCTGGCAATGATGATGGCCTTGTTCCTGTCTGGCTGTGGCGAAAATCAGGCCGGGGCAGCTGCCAGCACTGAGATAAGCGGTGATGCGAGAGTGCAGGAGCTACTCACGCTCGCTGCCGCTTCCCGCAATGACGATCCCCACAAAACCATCGACTACAGCAGCCAGGCATTAACGCTGCTGAAAGAAATACCCGAACCCGCCTCGGAAGTGATGGCGCTCAGCAACCTCGCCTGGGCCAAGATGTTATTGGGAGACTTTACCGAAGCCGCGCAATACGGCGAGGCCGCATTAACGCTGGCGGAGAATCAACACCAGCCCGAGATGCTGGTGGTGCCCCTCAATGTGACAGGCCTTATTTACTGGCGTCAGAGTCAGCTGGACAAGGCGCTGACCTATTATCAGCGGGCACTGGAGGTGGCCAAAGGACTCAATAAGCGCTCGTTTGAGGCGACCACCTATAACAATATGGGGCTTATCCACAGCGATAAGGCGGAGTATCAACTGGCGCTGGAATGTTTTACCCGGGCGCGGGACATACACCAGGGGCTGGGGGACGAGCGGCCTTTGGCAACGGCGCTGAACAATATTGCCGGTATTCATGCCACCCTCGGAGATTATGGTGAGGCGCTGGCCAATCAACAGGCATCGCTGCGGATCCGCGAAAAGTTGGATGATAAGCCCGGCGTTGCCGAGTTGCATCACAATATGGGCATTACCTATGAGCAGATAGGGGATTTGAAGGAGTCCATGCTTCAGCTGCAACAGGGGCTGAGAGGATTTGAGGCGCTGGGGGATAAAACCGGCATGGCGCAGGCCCTGACAGCCTTGGGTATGGTCAATCAGAAACTGAAAAATGACGTCGATGCCAGGATCTCCATGGAGCAGGCACTTGCCTACGGAGAAGAGCTTAATGATGGCAATATCACGGCCACAGCCCTGATGAGCCTGGGTAAGCTGGCGTTGGCCATGGGGGATGCTCAGGGAGCAAGGCGCTATCTGGAGCGCGGGCTGGCCATTGCCGATCGCCTGGGACTGGTCGCCTTGCAGGCTCAGGGGCGACTGCGACTTGCGGATTATTTTCTGGTCACCAGCGAGGTGGATGTGGCGCGGGAGAGGGCGCTGCAGGCACAGCAATTGGCTCTGACCAGCGGCGATCGCAGTCTGCTGAGGGATACCTATGAGATCCTTTCTCAAATCTATGAGAGAAAAGGGGATTATCAACAGGCACTTGCCAGCCACAAAGAATTCAAAAGCATTAATGATGCCCTTTTCAATGCCAGTTCACAGGATCGCCTTGCCTGGCTTCGCAGCTCCTTTGAGGCAGAAAAACGCCAGCGTCAGATAACCGAGCTCGAGAGCGAAAAAGCGTTGCAGGCGGAGGTGATAAAACAGCAGCGGGTGGCCCGTAACCTCTGGATTT
This portion of the Shewanella amazonensis SB2B genome encodes:
- a CDS encoding response regulator transcription factor, with the protein product MDLNEFILLVDDDQELTELLSDFLTKNGFEVRTESNGLNAARRIVEERPRLVVLDVMLPDMDGLSICRKVRSQYAGPILMLTGLGDDIDEVAGLETGADDYIAKPVRSRVLLARIRSLLRRSELQETQLQDAPASSESRLVVNGLILDKLERTAALHGDNLELTLAEFELLWLLTKHAGRILDRDAICDHFKDIGYDSTPRTIDLRVSHLRRKMGDDPREPALIKTMRGQGYVLTLN
- a CDS encoding histidine phosphatase family protein, translating into MPTDIFLLRHGQTEFNAQRRLQGHCDSPLTLLGREQARAYGQALKRCGDLDDYALIASPLGRAMETAAIVAQTLGRDPESVIPDQRVKEAGLGEWEQEHIPDIHSSWPGLEAIPGWYIKGPGAEPLSALRERLLHWLEDPATPQKVILVSHGVTGVVLRGLLQNLGDDEMWRQDKPQDAFYYFSQSRLHRISC
- a CDS encoding tetratricopeptide repeat protein; protein product: MTQSSAVPHPEGRRSRLGGMPWLSALSSCVPAMMLAMMMALFLSGCGENQAGAAASTEISGDARVQELLTLAAASRNDDPHKTIDYSSQALTLLKEIPEPASEVMALSNLAWAKMLLGDFTEAAQYGEAALTLAENQHQPEMLVVPLNVTGLIYWRQSQLDKALTYYQRALEVAKGLNKRSFEATTYNNMGLIHSDKAEYQLALECFTRARDIHQGLGDERPLATALNNIAGIHATLGDYGEALANQQASLRIREKLDDKPGVAELHHNMGITYEQIGDLKESMLQLQQGLRGFEALGDKTGMAQALTALGMVNQKLKNDVDARISMEQALAYGEELNDGNITATALMSLGKLALAMGDAQGARRYLERGLAIADRLGLVALQAQGRLRLADYFLVTSEVDVARERALQAQQLALTSGDRSLLRDTYEILSQIYERKGDYQQALASHKEFKSINDALFNASSQDRLAWLRSSFEAEKRQRQITELESEKALQAEVIKQQRVARNLWILALIAVAAIMLLLYGRHSQARVNQALQRSIQMQRDLMQAVAHEFRAPLARVQLAFDMLMEADAKEQPQLEDRVLRGLEELDELIREIVKLIKAEGSPRRAPSESLSLAPLLQTLVARQHQLFPEKHLELAAIDEDLRLTASKKHLEWAINNLLSNALRYSREQVRVSCQRESEHLCIIVDDDGPGVPASERERIFEPFVRLDPSRTRATGGIGLGLAIARRLAENAHGHIRVGDSPLGGARFELIWPY
- a CDS encoding lipid-binding SYLF domain-containing protein, translated to MKIGYLGIPLILVLGGCATGSTPEAKKANASKETAAALQDIYKDHPTAKSAVSSSLGYLVCTGSDSYLFAASTGGGICTFTSGGQSEYYRFASLGAGLGIGFKKVAFLYTFHDAAAMERFRTEGWDAGARAEATARHEEEGGQVAANTSYDVGGVKVFQSAIWGAAAQATVQGYKFWPTDFTQDVTEYN